The following are from one region of the Falco biarmicus isolate bFalBia1 chromosome 1, bFalBia1.pri, whole genome shotgun sequence genome:
- the ATXN2 gene encoding ataxin-2 isoform X14 produces MSLKQAAAQAAGNNRKPPGGGGGGPGLPSAAGGGRQNMGRGRSSGKGPPQPTISFDGIYANMRMVHILTSVVGSKCEVQVKNGGIYEGVFKTYSPKCDLVLDAAHRKTAESSLGPKREDILESILFKSSDFVMVHFKDMDTNYARRDAFTDSAISAKVNGEHKEKDLEPWDGGETTATEELEALETDVSNGWDPNDMFRYNEENYGVVSTYDSSLSSYTVPLERDNSEEFLKREARATQLAEEIESSAQYKARVALENDERTEEEKYTAVQRNANEREGHGVNTRENKYIPPGQRNRDVLSWGSGRQNSSRMGQSGSGPPISRSGSHTSEFSPNSGADQRVVNGGVPWPSPCPSPSSRPPSRYQSGPNSLPPRAATPTRPPSRPPSRPSRPPSHPSAHGSPAPVSTMPKRMSSEGPPRMSPKAQRHPRGHRVSTGRGTISSGLEFVSHNAPGEASTTAVARGSPSGGTWSSVVSGVPRLSPKTHRPRSPRQSSTPMGPALPSQPGTIPTESVAMPVPAASPTPASPASNRAVTPSSEAKDTRLQDQRQNSATGNKENIKPSETSPSFPKPESKGVSPIVSEHRKQIDDLKKFKNDFRLQSSSSSDAVDQLLNKTREGEKSRDVVKEKTESTPKESIIETGSNNNSNGGSSKPNSPSISPSISNSSEQKRGPEVTSQGVQTSGPGNKQDKEDKEEKKDTSEQVRKSTLNPNAKEFNPRSFAQPKPSTTPTSPRPQAQPSPSMVGHQQPTPVYTQPVCFAPNMMYPVPVSPGVQPLYPIPMTPMPVNQAKTYRAGKVPNMPQQRQDQHHQSTMMHPASAAGPPIVATPPAYSTQYVAYSPQQFPNQPLVQHVPHYQSQHPHVYSPVIQGNARMMAPPTHAQPGLVSSSATQYGAHEQTHAMYVGCQ; encoded by the exons atttctttCGATGGCATCTATGCAAACATGAGAATGGTTCACATACTTACATCAGTTGTT GGATCCAAATGTGAAGTACAGGTGAAAAATGGTGGTATATATGAAGGAGTTTTTAAAACCTACAGTCctaag TGTGATTTAGTGCTTGATGCTGCTCATCGGAAAACTGCAGAATCCAGTTTGGGGCCAAAACGTGAAGACATACTGGAGAGTATCTTGTTCAAGTCTTCAGATTTTGTTATGGTGCATTTTAAGGATATGGATACCAATTATGCGAGAAGAG ATGCTTTTACTGATTCAGCCATCAGTGCTAAAGTGAATGGTGAACACAAGGAAAAGGATCTTGAACcatgggatggaggagagaccACCGCCACTGAGGAGCTTGAGGCATTAGAGACAGATGTT TCTAATGGATGGGATCCCAATGACATGTTTCGttacaatgaagaaaattatggTGTAGTATCAACTTATGACAGCAGTTTATCTTCTTATAC GGTGCCATTAGAAAGAGATAATTCAGAAGAGTTTTTAAAACGGGAAGCCAGAGCAACTCAATTAGCAGAGGAAATTGAATCAAGTGCCCAATACAAAGCTCGGGTTGCCTTGGAAAATgatgaaagaacagaagaagaaaaatatactgCTGTTCAGAGAAATGCTAATGAACGAGAAGGACATGGTGTGAACACTAG agaaaataaatacattccaCCTGGACAGAGGAACAGAGATGTCCTGTCCTGGGGAAGTGGAAGACAAAATTCGTCAAGGATGGGCCAGTCTGGATCAGGCCCACCAATTTCAAGGTCTGGATCCCATACTTCAGAATTCAGTCCTAACTCTGGAGCAGATCAGAGAGTAGTTAACGGAG GTGTTCCCTGGCCATCGCCTTGCCCATCTCCTTCCTCTCGCCCACCTTCTCGCTACCAGTCAGGTCCCAACTCTCTTCCACCTCGGGCAGCCACCCCTACACGGCCGCCCTCCAGGCCCCCCTCGCGGCCCTCCAGGCCCCCGTCTCACCCCTCTGCTCATGGTTCTCCAGCTCCTGTCTCTACTATGCCTAAACGCATGTCTTCAGAAG GGCCTCCACGGATGTCTCCTAAGGCACAACGGCACCCTCGAGGTCACAGAGTCTCTACTGGTAGGGGTACAATTTCAAGTGGCTTAGAATTTGTATCTCATAATGCACCAGGGGAAGCATCTACTACTGCAGTGGCACGAGGCAGCCCTTCAGGTGGGACGTGGTCATCAGTTGTCAGTGGGG TTCCGAGATTATCCCCTAAAACACACAGGCCTAGGTCtccaaggcagagcagcactcCTATGGGACCAGCTCTGCCTTCTCAGCCTGGTACTATTCCCACTGAATCTGTTGCCATGCCTGTTCCAGCTGCCTCTCCTacacctgccagccctgcatccAACAGAGCAGTCACCCCTTCCAGCGAAG CTAAAGATACTAGGCTTCAGGACCAGAGGCAAAATTCTGCAACTGGAAACAAGGAGAATATAAAGCCAAGTGAGACTTCTCCTAGTTTTCCTAAACCTGAAAGCAAAG GTGTATCTCCAATTGTTTCAGAACATAGAAAACAGATTGatgatttaaagaaatttaagaaCGACTTCAGG TTACAGTCGAGTTCCTCTTCAGATGCAGTGGATCAGCTGCTAAACAAAACCCGAGAAGGTGAAAAATCAAGAGATGTAgttaaagaaaagacagaatcaACCCCTAAAGAATCTATCATAGAAACTGGCAGTAATAATAATTCTAACGGTGGCAGTAGCAAACCTAATAGTCCAAGTATTTCTCCTTCAATAAGTAATAGTTCTGAGCAAAAGCGAGGGCCTGAGGTAACTTCACAAGGTGTACAGACATCTGGGCCTGGAAATAAACAAGATAAAGAGGataaagaggagaagaaagataCTTCTGA GCAAGTTAGAAAATCAACACTTAATCCCAACGCAAAAGAGTTCAACCCTCGATCTTTTGCTCAA CCGAAACCTTCTACTACACCAACTTCCCCTCGTCCGCAAGCTCAACCTAGCCCCTCCATGGTGGGTCATCAGCAGCCAACCCCAGTGTACACTCAGCCTGTCTGTTTTGCACCAAATATGATGTACCCAGTTCCAGTGAGTCCAGGCGTGCAG CCTTTGTATCCTATTCCTATGACGCCCATGCCAGTGAACCAAGCCAAGACATATAGAGCAGGTAAAG TACCAAATATGCCACAGCAACGGCAAGACCAACATCATCAGAGCACCATGATGCATCCTGcctcagcagcaggcccacCAATTGTAGCTACACCACCTGCTTATTCAACACAATACGTTGCATATAGTCCCCAACAGTTTCCTAATCAGCCTCTTGTGCAGCATGTGCCACACTACCAGTCTCAG CATCCTCATGTTTATAGCCCTGTAATACAGGGCAACGCTAGGATGATGGCACCACCAACACACGCACAGCCTGGTTTAGTATCTTCTTCTGCAACACAGTATGGTGCGCATGAACAGACGCATGCTATGTATG TAGGATGCCAGTGA